The Drosophila nasuta strain 15112-1781.00 chromosome 2L, ASM2355853v1, whole genome shotgun sequence genome window below encodes:
- the LOC132798647 gene encoding phospholipase A1-like, translating to MKLLSAVLLLLFAAVGFPSGEAIIGPHRCIVVKNHNCPNQNVKFWLYSKTTRDAPVKLDPLKLNPKDFNPPRPLKILLHGFTGNSDSAPNNYIRPALLNNEDVYVISVDYARLVNAPCYITSIRNLPLVSKCLAQLINNLVKQRLVQHDQIHIIGFSLGAHVAGQTANHVQRKLTRITGLDPAKPFINGNSYKRLDISDADFVDVIHTDRILGLGEPVGHVDFYPNYGSHQPGCRKENPLTPQVCNHDRAPRYYGESINSTLGFWGSRCTRKEYVKRRCPKNSPQVLMGYHASKKLEGSFFPVTDSKAPFALGKNKQADSTTNDENFDSEFDLESMPTEFKDDYEICPELDSNEIIEEQN from the exons ATGAAGCTATTATCTGCAGTCCTCCTCTTGCTATTTG CTGCCGTAGGATTCCCTTCTGGCGAAGCCATCATCGGTCCCCATCGTTGCATTGTAGTTAAAAACCACAATTGCCCAAATCAGAATGTTAAATTCTGGCTATATAGCAA AACCACTCGCGATGCTCCCGTTAAGCTAGATCCACTCAAACTTAATCCCAAGGACTTTAATCCGCCACGTCCACTCAAAATACTGCTACATGGCTTCACAGGAAATAGCGACTCTGCGCCCAATAATTATATACGACCTGCGCTCCTGAACAACGAGGATGTCTATGTTATCTCCGTTGATTATGCTCGTTTGGTGAATGCTCCATGCTATATAACTTCCATAAGAAATCTCCCATTGGTCAGCAAATGTCTCGCCCAGCTCATAAATAATCTGGTGAAACAGCGCCTTGTGCAACACGATCAGATCCACATCATTGGCTTTAGCCTGGGTGCCCATGTGGCTGGACAAACAGCCAACCATGTGCAGCGCAAGTTGACACGCATCACGGGCTTGGATCCCGCCAAGCCTTTCATCAATGGCAATAGTTATAAACGTTTGGATATCAGCGATGCAGACTTTGTGGATGTTATACACACGGATAGAATCTTAGGCTTGGGGGAGCCCGTGGGTCATGTGGATTTTTATCCGAACTATGGGTCACATCAACCCGGCTGCAGGAAGGAGAACCCCTTAACTCCGCAAGTATGCAATCACGATCGTGCTCCTCGCTACTATGGAGAGTCCATTAATTCGACGCTGGGTTTTTGGGGTAGTAGATGCACCAGGAAAGAATATGTTAAGCGTCGTTGCCCCAAAAATAGCCCGCAAGTTCTGATGGGTTACCATGCCTCAAAGAAATTGGAGGGCTCCTTCTTTCCCGTGACTGACAGCAAAGCGCCTTTTGCGCTGGGCAAGAATAAGCAGGCGGATAGCACCACAAACGATGAGAACTTCGATTCCGAATTCGATTTGGAATCGATGCCTACTGAATTCAAAGATGATTATGAAATATGTCCAGAACTGGACTCCAACGAGATCATAGAAGAGCAGAATTGA
- the LOC132793598 gene encoding vesicular glutamate transporter 1 — MKGLTAFKDKAGGVFGGLKPNMEKFDISQGYHGGHGGYEEMEGGEREGRGPGGGHAYDDDGPESPASFEEIERPPLRKIDKYCKAECPCMPARYTIATMACVGFMIAFGMRCNMSAAKLKGEHNGTVFMNWTVAVESHVDSSFFWGYLITQIPGGFIASKFPANKIFGLSIVSSASLHLIVPFAMTLMHGHVVICVRVLQGLFEGVTYPACHGIWRFWAPPMERSRLATLAFSGSYAGVVVGLPLSGLLADAVGYQAPFYAYGCFGIIWYLFWIWLCFENPRKHPAISIPELKYIEKSLGESAHPTMPSIKTTPWRQMLRSMPVYAIIVANFCRSWNFYLLVLFQSSFLKHKFGFKVEEAGFVGSLPHLIMTTIVPFGGMLADHLRKNGILSTTNVRKLFNCGGFGMEGLFFLFVAHSSTATGAMFALTCGVAFSGFAISGYNVNHLDIAPRYASILMGLSNGIGTLAGIIVPYALDGLIQRNPTGCWTTVFTLAACVHLVGCSFYGIFASGELQPWAEPPAEEQQVWAPPMGAITNDDPSQAGMMGQYMKETTFGAPEYTEQSQMQQSNTNAISYGATGHVANNPFAMAATAPTMEMPPSAQYGDAGSGYDYTQSQGQQQPATNMYPNIPTNDYQQQQ, encoded by the exons CCTGAAGCCAAATATGGAAAAGTTTGATATCTCCCAGGGCTACCATGGCGGACACGGTGGCTACGAGGAAATGGAGGGCGGCGAACGCGAGGGACGAGGCCCCGGCGGCGGACATGCCTACGACGACGATGGACCCGAGTCGCCCGCCTCCTTCGAGGAGATTGAAAGGCCGCCGTTGCGCAAGATCGACAAGTACTGCAAGGCCGAGTGTCCTTGCATGCCGGCCCGTTACACCATCGCCACAATGGCCTGTGTGGGATTCATGATTGCCTTCGGCATGCGCTGCAATATGTCGGCAGCCAAGCTCAAAGGCGAACACAATGGG ACTGTCTTTATGAACTGGACGGTGGCGGTGGAAAGCCATGTGGACTCCTCGTTCTTTTGGGGCTATCTGATTACGCAAATACCCGGCGGTTTTATTGCATCCAAATTTCCGGCGAACAAAATCTTCGGCCTGTCGATTGTCAGCTCTGCATCGCTGCATCTGATTGTGCCCTTTGCCATGACATTGATGCATGGCCATGTGGTGATTTGTGTGCGCGTGCTGCAAGGACTCTTTGAG GGCGTCACATATCCGGCCTGCCACGGCATCTGGCGCTTCTGGGCGCCGCCCATGGAACGCTCCCGTCTCGCCACCTTGGCCTTCTCGGGCTCGTATGCTGGTGTGGTTGTTGGACTGCCGCTCTCTGGGCTGCTCGCTGATGCCGTCGGCTATCAGGCACCATTTTATGCATATGGCTGCTTTGGCatcatttggtatttgttcTGGATCTGGTTGTGTTTCGAGAATCCACGCAAGCATCCCGCCATCAGTATACCCGAGTTGAAGTACATTGAGAAATCGCTTGGCGAATCAGCGCATCCCACAATGCCATCGATTAAGACGACACCGTGGCGTCAGATGCTGCGTTCCATGCCCGTTTATGCCATTATTGTGGCCAACTTTTGTCGCTCCTGGAACTTTTATTTGCTTGTGCTGTTCCAGTCGTCGTTCCTCAAGCACAAGTTCGGCTTTAAGGTGGAGGAAGCGGGCTTTGTGGGTTCACTGCCTCACTTGATCATGACTACGATTGTGCCCTTTGGCGGCATGCTGGCGGATCATCTGCGCAAGAATGGCATTCTATCCACGACTAATGTGCGCAAACTGTTCAACTGCGGTGGCTTTGGCATGGAGGGACTCTTCTTTTTGTTCGTGGCACATTCCTCAACTGCG ACAGGTGCCATGTTTGCACTGACTTGTGGCGTCGCTTTCAGTGGCTTTGCCATCTCGGGCTACAATGTGAATCACTTGGACATTGCGCCACGCTATGCCAGTATACTGATGGGACTCTCGAATGGAATTGGCACACTCGCCGGCATCATAGTACCCTACGCACTGGACGGTCTCATTCAGAGAAAT CCCACTGGCTGCTGGACCACAGTCTTCACCTTGGCCGCATGTGTGCATCTGGTTGGCTGCagtttttatggcatttttgCATCGGGAGAACTGCAGCCATGGGCTGAGCCACCGGCAGAAGAGCAGCAGGTGTGGGCACCTCCGATGGGCGCCATTACCAATGATGATCCCAGCCAGGCGGGCATGATGGGACAGTACATGAAGGAAACGACATTC GGCGCACCCGAGTACACTGAGCAGAGTCAAATGCAGCAATCGAATACGAATGCCATTAGCTATGGCGCCACCGGACACGTGGCCAACAATCCATTTGCCATGGCGGCAACGGCGCCAACGATGGAGATGCCACCGTCAGCACAATACGGCGATGCCGGCAGCGGCTATGACTACACGCAATCACAAGGGCAACAACAGCCAGCTACGAATATGTATCCTAATATACCCACTAACGactatcagcagcagcagtaa
- the LOC132787136 gene encoding pancreatic triacylglycerol lipase-like, which produces MRRYWVFFDAACFVVKNNDCPNQNVTFWLYSNATRDAPVQLNPLDLNPWDFQPPRPLKILLHGYTGHRDFAPNNHIRPVLLDNEDVYVISIDYAPLVRYPCYVQAVQNLPLVSKCLAQLINNLETHGIVQHDQIHIIGFSLGGQVAGQTANYVQRKLTRITGLDPAKPLFILGSDMRRLDPSDADFVDVIHTDTLGRGMLRPMGHVDFYPNFGPLQPGCMEENPDDPGSCNHERAPRFYGKSINSTLGFWGRQCASWLVYLFGLCSTRAPQALMGYRVSEEVKGVYFLKTDSKPPFALGMQEEADNTKYVAKFHFHSKHNEIEDDYEPEWGETIPELESNDVEINELEKQLVYKEQEALDEPLT; this is translated from the exons ATGCGTCGATAT TGGGTCTTTTTTGATGCCGCCTGCTTTGTGGTCAAGAACAACGACTGTCCAAATCAGAATGTTACCTTCTGGCTCTACAGCAA cGCCACTCGCGATGCTCCCGTCCAGCTAAATCCCCTCGATCTCAACCCCTGGGACTTTCAGCCGCCGCGTCCACTCAAAATACTGCTGCATGGCTACACAGGGCATCGCGACTTTGCACCCAATAATCATATACGTCCCGTCCTCCTGGATAACGAGGATGTCTATGTGATTTCCATAGATTATGCTCCTCTGGTCCGTTATCCCTGCTATGTTCAGGCGGTACAGAATCTCCCATTGGTCAGCAAATGTCTCGCCCAACTCATAAATAATCTGGAGACTCACGGCATTGTGCAACACGATCAGATCCACATCATTGGCTTTAGCTTGGGTGGCCAGGTGGCTGGACAAACAGCCAACTATGTGCAGCGCAAGTTGACCCGCATCACGGGCTTGGATCCCGCAAAGCCACTTTTTATCCTGGGCAGCGATATGCGACGCTTGGATCCAAGTGATGCGGACTTTGTGGATGTGATACACACAGATACTCTGGGTCGTGGCATGCTGCGTCCCATGGGGCATGTCGATTTCTATCCCAACTTTGGGCCACTGCAGCCCGGCTGCATGGAAGAGAATCCCGATGATCCGGGTAGCTGCAATCATGAGCGTGCTCCTCGCTTCTATGGCAAGTCCATTAATTCGACGCTGGGTTTTTGGGGTCGTCAATGCGCCAGCTGGTTAGTCTATCTCTTTGGTCTTTGCTCCACACGTGCACCGCAAGCACTGATGGGTTATCGTGTGTCTGAGGAAGTAAAAGGTGTCTATTTCCTTAAGACGGACAGCAAACCGCCTTTTGCATTGGGCATGCAGGAGGAGGCGGATAACACCAAATACGTTgcaaaattccatttccattcgaAGCATAATGAAATAGAAGATGATTACGAACCGGAATGGGGTGAGACAATTCCAGAACTGGAGTCCAATGATGTCGAGATCAACGAACTGGAAAAGCAGTTGGTCTATAAGGAGCAGGAGGCGCTTGATGAGCCGCTTACTTGA
- the LOC132797516 gene encoding pancreatic lipase-related protein 2-like, with protein sequence MKLLSAVLLLLFAAVGFPSGEAIIGRHRCIFVKNHNCPNKNVNFWLYSKATRDAPVKLDPLKLNPKDFNPPRPLKILLHGFTGSRDSAPNDYIRPVLLNNEDVYVISVDYAPLVNSPCYLTSVRNLPLFSKCLAQLINNLVKQGLVQHDQIHIIGFSLGAHVAGQTANYVQPKLKRITGLDPALPLISKEKQKRLDTSDADFVDVIHTDRFYGMGDPVGHVDFYPNYGSHQPGCKKEEPWTPHSCSHNRAARYYGESINSTLGFWGRRCTSRRVYVKRRCPKNSPQALMGYHATKKLEGSFFLVTDSKAPFALGKDKQADSTTNEEDIDSEFEDNYEPKWDEIYPELDSNDVEIIEE encoded by the exons ATGAAGTTATTATCTGCAGTCCTCCTCTTGCTGTTTG CTGCCGTAGGATTTCCTTCTGGCGAAGCCATCATCGGTCGCCATCGttgcatttttgttaaaaaccACAATTGCCCAAATAAGAATGTCAATTTCTGGCTATATAGCAA AGCCACTCGCGATGCTCCCGTTAAGCTAGATCCACTCAAACTTAATCCCAAGGACTTTAATCCGCCACGTCCACTCAAAATACTGCTGCATGGCTTCACAGGAAGTCGCGACTCTGCGCCCAATGATTATATACGACCCGTGCTTCTGAACAACGAGGATGTCTATGTTATCTCCGTTGATTATGCTCCTTTGGTGAATTCTCCATGCTATTTAACTTCCGTAAGGAATCTCCCATTGTTCAGTAAATGTCTCGCCCAGCTCATCAATAATTTGGTGAAGCAGGGCCTTGTACAGCATGATCAGATCCACATCATTGGCTTTAGCTTGGGTGCCCATGTGGCTGGACAAACAGCTAACTATGTGCAGCCCAAGCTGAAACGCATCACGGGCTTGGATCCCGCCTTGCCTCTTATCTccaaagaaaagcaaaaacgtTTGGATACAAGCGATGCAGACTTTGTGGATGTTATACACACGGATAGATTCTATGGCATGGGAGACCCCGTGGGCCACGTGGATTTTTATCCGAACTATGGGTCACATCAACCCGGCTGCAAGAAGGAGGAGCCCTGGACTCCACATTCCTGCAGTCACAATCGTGCTGCTCGCTACTATGGAGAGTCCATTAATTCGACGCTGGGTTTTTGGGGTCGTAGATGCACCAGCCGGAGAGTATATGTTAAACGTCGTTGCCCCAAAAATAGCCCGCAAGCTCTGATGGGTTACCATGCCACAAAGAAATTGGAGGGCTCCTTCTTTCTCGTGACTGACAGCAAAGCACCTTTCGCGCTGGGCAAGGATAAGCAGGCGGATAGCACCACAAACGAGGAAGACATCGATTCTGAATTCGAAGATAACTATGAGCCAAAATGGGATGAAATATATCCAGAACTGGACTCCAATGATGTCGAGATCATAGAAGAGTAG
- the LOC132793587 gene encoding phospholipase A1 member A — protein MPLNCCRSGIESSSTSSWRLLLLLFTCIVFHADFAAAQNPAVVAAAVAAGQNQSNVYVTESCLEKPYRCPHPKIQFYLYTRRTQEQPEFIDVLDANALYYTHFNPRHATKIIIHGFGGGRLLSPSPDLREAYFAVGDYNIIIVDYSDAVKEPCLSQMEWAPRFGSLCISQLVKYLARHPRGVQPDDLHFIGYSVGAHIAGLVANYLKPDEGKIGRITALDPTIFFYAGANNSRDLDTSDAHFVDVMHTGAGILGQWHSSGHADFYVNGGTRQPACVGSATLFQTLACDHTKVTPYFIESITSTRGFYAGPCPNLFTYLIGWCEPKDSEYVLMGEHCSHKARGNYYVTTNAKAPFARGFPGKGRANGEYQGVRR, from the exons ATGCCGTTGAACTGTTGCCGCAGTGGAATTGAATCATCTTCAACGTCAAGTTGGcggcttttgctgctgctcttcacCTGCATCGTTTTTCATGCTGATTTTGCCG CTGCACAAAATCCGGCTGTTGTGGCCGCTGCTGTGGCCGCTGGCCAAAATCAATCGAACGTCTATGTGACAGAATCTTGCCTAGAGAAACCGTATCGCTGTCCGCATCCCAAGATACAGTTCTATCTCTACACACGACGCACCCAGGAGCAGCCCGAGTTCATCGACGTGCTCGATGCGAATGCCTTGTACTACACACACTTTAATCCTCGTCATGCCACCAAGATCATTATACATGGCTTTGGTGGCGGCCGTCTGCTCAGTCCCAGTCCAGATCTGCGGGAAGCTTACTTCGCAGTGGGCGACTACAACATCATCATTGTGGACTACAGCGATGCAGTGAAGGAGCCGTGTCTCAGCCAAATGGAATGGGCGCCTCGCTTTGGCAGTCTTTGCATCTCGCAGCTGGTCAAGTATCTCGCGCGGCATCCACGCGGCGTTCAACCCGATGATCTGCACTTCATTGGCTACAGTGTGGGTGCACACATTGCCGGATTGGTGGCCAACTATCTGAAGCCCGATGAGGGCAAGATTGGTCGCATCACAGCGCTGGATCCCACCATATTCTTTTATGCGGGTGCGAACAATTCACGAGACTTGGACACCAGCGATGCGCACTTTGTGGATGTGATGCACACAGGTGCTGGCATTCTGGGTCAATGGCATTCCAGTGGACACGCGGATTTCTATGTGAATGGAGGCACTAGACAGCCAGCTTGTGTCGGATCAGCCACCTTGTTTC AAACGCTGGCTTGTGATCACACTAAGGTTACGCCATACTTTATTGAATCCATAACATCAACACGCGGCTTCTATGCTGGTCCCTGTCCCAATCTATTCACCTATTTGATAGGCTGGTGTGAGCCCAAAGACTCGGAGTATGTGCTGATGGGCGAACACTGTTCTCACAA AGCACGCGGCAATTATTATGTAACGACTAATGCGAAGGCGCCCTTTGCTCGAGGATTTCCAGGCAAGGGGCGAGCGAATGGCGAGTATCAAGGAGTACGACGTTAA
- the LOC132787143 gene encoding inactive pancreatic lipase-related protein 1 produces MCKYWMLLPLLLLVLLARNGDSQLIPSELCVAAQQQCPNSRINFWLYTNSTRDSPTLLNPLNPLEQLFEPRLPLKILIHGFVGNRSLTPNLEVRDVLLQTQAVHVISVDYGSLVKWPCYYPWAVQNARVVSKCLAQFIDSLLESGIYRREDIHLIGFSLGAQIAGMSANYVQQPLARITGLDPAGPGFMTKWRHEKLDASDADFVDVIHTDPFVFSMLPPMGHADFYPNLEHLNQRGCSYVNQWRFYNCNHYRAAVYYGESIVSDRGFWAQQCGGWLQFFTQRCGLYSHMPNTQMGYFVSENATGSYFLSTHEKHPFAKGPLVDVVIEVADSNDL; encoded by the exons ATGTGCAAATATTGGATGCTTCTTCCGCTACTCCTGCTGGTGTTGCTTGCAAGGAATGGCGATTCTCAGTTGATACCCAGCGAATTGTGCGTGGCAGCCCAGCAGCAATGTCCCAATTCTCGCATCAATTTCTGGCTTTACACCAA CTCCACTCGAGACTCGCCCACTTTGCTCAACCCACTCAATCCGCTTGAGCAACTCTTTGAGCCACGTTTGCCACTTAAAATTCTCATTCATGGCTTCGTTGGCAATCGCAGTCTGACGCCCAATCTCGAAGTGCGCGATGTGCTGCTGCAGACGCAAGCGGTGCACGTGATCTCCGTGGACTATGGCAGCCTTGTGAAGTGGCCTTGTTACTATCCTTGGGCTGTGCAGAATGCACGTGTGGTGTCCAAGTGCCTGGCTCAGTTCATCGACAGTCTGCTTGAGTCAGGCATCTATAGGCGCGAAGATATTCACTTGATTGGCTTCAGTTTGGGCGCTCAGATCGCTGGCATGTCGGCGAATTATGTGCAACAGCCGCTGGCGAGGATTACGGGTCTGGATCCAGCTGGTCCTGGTTTCATGACCAAGTGGCGACACGAGAAACTCGATGCCAGCGATGCGGACTTTGTGGATGTGATACACACGGATCCCTTTGTCTTCTCCATGCTGCCTCCAATGGGACATGCGGATTTCTATCCCAATCTCGAGCACTTGAATCAACGTGGCTGTAGCTATGTAAACCAATGGCGTTTCTACAATTGCAATCACTATCGCGCCGCTGTCTACTATGGCGAGTCAATTGTCAGCGATCGTGGCTTTTGGGCGCAACAATGCGGCGGTTGGCTGCAGTTTTTCACACAACGTTGCGGACTTTATTCCCACATGCCGAACACTCAAATGGGTTACTTTGTCTCCGAGAA CGCTACTGGCTCCTATTTTCTCAGCACGCACGAGAAGCATCCTTTTGCCAAAGGACCTTTGGTGGATGTGGTCATCGAGGTAGCTGATAGCAATGATTTATAG